A single window of Pseudomonas benzenivorans DNA harbors:
- a CDS encoding GNAT family N-acetyltransferase, producing MFTLVHLDTPPPESLKSQVLQMVVDYLGDISPVSLTPSNPLYQLYQYVVGYEVHLYLQAMDSALDSSAQLVLALDDLDPARVRGFALYLPAQDDPEACTLAYVAVQASHRRHGIARAMLQHMVTRRPHADLACVAGKVPAFEAMGFQVLAAHGPQVLMSTRDRRSDGLVAVQDLEAIFQSKEVRQIHAYLVKQHGQTAMREAEQQRDRQLDQLARQAQALVRERLA from the coding sequence ATGTTCACCCTTGTACACCTGGACACCCCACCGCCCGAGTCGCTGAAAAGCCAGGTGCTGCAGATGGTGGTGGACTACCTCGGCGACATCAGCCCGGTGTCGCTGACGCCCAGCAACCCCCTCTACCAGTTGTACCAATACGTGGTCGGCTACGAGGTGCACCTGTACCTGCAGGCCATGGACAGCGCCCTGGACAGCAGCGCGCAGTTGGTCCTGGCCCTGGACGATCTGGACCCGGCCCGGGTGCGGGGCTTTGCCCTGTACCTGCCGGCCCAGGACGACCCCGAGGCCTGCACCCTGGCCTATGTGGCGGTACAGGCCAGCCATCGCCGCCACGGTATTGCCCGGGCCATGCTGCAGCACATGGTCACGCGTCGCCCCCATGCCGATCTGGCCTGTGTCGCGGGCAAGGTGCCGGCCTTCGAGGCCATGGGCTTTCAGGTGCTGGCCGCGCACGGGCCGCAAGTGCTGATGAGTACGCGGGACCGGCGCTCGGACGGCCTGGTGGCGGTGCAGGACCTGGAGGCGATCTTCCAATCCAAGGAAGTCCGGCAGATCCACGCCTATCTGGTGAAGCAGCACGGCCAGACCGCCATGCGCGAGGCGGAGCAACAGCGCGATCGCCAGCTCGACCAGCTGGCCCGGCAGGCCCAGGCGCTGGTACGCGAGCGGCTCGCGTAG
- a CDS encoding peptidylprolyl isomerase, with protein MARATARHILVATEAKCNELKAAIEGGADFAQVAKDNSTCPSGRNGGDLGSFGPGQMVKEFDTVVFSAPLNVVQGPVKTQFGYHLLEVTSRQD; from the coding sequence ATGGCCCGCGCCACTGCCCGTCACATCCTGGTTGCCACCGAAGCCAAGTGCAACGAACTGAAAGCCGCCATCGAAGGCGGTGCCGACTTCGCCCAGGTCGCCAAAGACAACTCCACCTGCCCGTCCGGCCGTAACGGCGGCGACCTCGGCTCGTTCGGTCCGGGGCAGATGGTCAAGGAGTTCGACACCGTGGTCTTCAGCGCGCCGCTGAATGTCGTGCAGGGTCCGGTGAAGACCCAGTTCGGCTACCACCTGCTGGAAGTCACCAGCCGCCAGGACTGA
- a CDS encoding DUF2938 domain-containing protein: MIGEIVLRVILVGIGATLVMDGWALARRRLFGIASLDYALVGRWLGHMRQGRFRHEAIARVPPVPGERLLGWTCHYLIGVLFAALMLTAVGPQWLCRPTPMPALTLGALSVAAPFLLLQPAFGMGLAASRMPGAWRLRRQSLLSHLLFGLGLYLAGWVGAQMAVSPLCGG, encoded by the coding sequence ATGATAGGCGAGATCGTCTTGCGGGTGATCCTGGTTGGCATCGGCGCGACCCTGGTGATGGATGGCTGGGCGCTGGCGCGGCGGCGACTGTTTGGCATCGCGTCGCTCGACTACGCCCTGGTGGGACGCTGGCTGGGGCATATGCGACAGGGCCGTTTCCGCCACGAGGCGATTGCCAGGGTGCCGCCGGTGCCTGGCGAGCGGCTGCTCGGCTGGACCTGCCATTACCTGATCGGCGTGCTGTTCGCCGCCCTGATGCTGACCGCGGTGGGGCCGCAGTGGCTGTGCCGGCCGACCCCGATGCCGGCGCTGACCCTGGGCGCGCTCAGCGTCGCCGCCCCCTTCCTGCTATTGCAGCCGGCATTCGGCATGGGCCTGGCGGCCTCGCGGATGCCGGGTGCCTGGCGGCTCAGGCGGCAGAGCCTGCTGAGCCATCTGCTGTTCGGCCTGGGCCTGTACCTGGCGGGCTGGGTTGGCGCGCAGATGGCCGTGTCGCCGCTCTGCGGCGGATGA
- a CDS encoding OsmC domain/YcaO domain-containing protein — protein sequence MEIKVNFLDNLRLEAKFDDFTVIADQPIRYKGDGSAPGPFDYFLASSALCAAYFVKLYCQTRNIPTENIRLSQNNIVDPEDRYKQIFKIQVELPADITEKDRLGILRSIERCTVKKVVQAGPDFVIEQVASLDADAQALLMPTLAAGEGTCILGKDLPLEQTIVNMSGILAELGMKIEIASWRNIVPNVWSLHIRDAQSPLCFTNGKGATKESALASALGEFIERLNCNFFYNDQFWGEEIAGAAFVHYPDERWFKPGPRDALPEEILDPYCLAIYNPDGELRGSNLYDTNSGNKARGICSLPFVRQSDGEVVYFPSNLIENLFLSNGMSAGNTLAEAQVQCLSEIFERAVKREILENELALPDVPQEVLAKYPAIVAGIQGLEQQGFPVLVKDASLGGEFPVMCVTLMNPRTGGVFASFGAHPSFEVALERSLTELLQGRSFEGLNDLPPPTFESQALTEPNNFVEHFIDSSGLVSWRFFSAKADYPFVEWDFSGKGEDSNAQEAATLFGILEDMGKEVYMAVYDDLGANACRILVPGYSEIYPVEDLIWDNTNKALLFRSDILNLHSLSEMRLKSLLKSLEQYDGDDYTDISTLIGIEFDDNTVWGQLTILELKLLIYLALHKFEQAKELVEAFLQYNDNSVERGLFYQALNVVLEVQLDDDLDMADFEANFRRMFGNERMDAALGSVDGNVRFHGLTPTSMKLEGLDKHLRLVESYRKLHAARARAAGL from the coding sequence ATGGAAATCAAGGTCAACTTTCTCGACAACCTCCGTCTCGAAGCCAAGTTCGATGACTTCACGGTGATCGCCGACCAGCCGATTCGATACAAGGGCGATGGCTCGGCGCCGGGGCCGTTCGACTACTTCCTGGCATCCTCGGCACTGTGCGCGGCCTACTTCGTCAAGCTGTACTGCCAGACCCGCAACATCCCCACCGAGAACATCCGCCTGTCGCAGAACAACATCGTCGACCCGGAAGACCGCTACAAGCAGATCTTCAAGATCCAGGTCGAGCTGCCGGCGGACATCACCGAGAAGGATCGCCTGGGCATCCTGCGCTCCATCGAGCGCTGCACGGTGAAGAAGGTGGTGCAGGCCGGCCCCGATTTCGTCATCGAGCAAGTGGCCAGCCTCGACGCCGATGCCCAGGCGCTGCTGATGCCGACCCTGGCGGCGGGCGAGGGCACGTGCATCCTCGGCAAGGACCTGCCGCTGGAGCAGACCATCGTCAACATGTCGGGCATCCTCGCCGAACTGGGAATGAAGATCGAGATCGCCTCCTGGCGCAATATCGTGCCCAACGTCTGGTCGCTGCATATCCGCGACGCGCAGTCGCCGCTGTGCTTCACCAACGGCAAGGGCGCGACCAAGGAGAGCGCGCTGGCCTCGGCCCTGGGCGAGTTCATCGAGCGGCTGAACTGCAACTTCTTCTACAACGACCAGTTCTGGGGCGAGGAGATCGCGGGCGCCGCGTTCGTCCACTACCCCGACGAGCGCTGGTTCAAGCCCGGGCCGCGCGACGCGCTACCGGAGGAGATCCTCGACCCGTACTGCCTGGCCATCTACAACCCCGATGGCGAGCTGCGCGGCTCGAACCTGTACGACACCAACTCGGGCAACAAGGCGCGCGGCATCTGCTCGCTGCCCTTCGTGCGCCAGTCCGACGGCGAGGTGGTGTACTTCCCCTCCAACCTGATCGAGAACCTTTTCTTAAGCAACGGCATGAGCGCCGGCAACACCTTGGCCGAGGCCCAGGTGCAGTGCCTGTCGGAAATCTTCGAGCGGGCGGTCAAACGCGAGATCCTGGAGAACGAGCTGGCGTTGCCGGACGTGCCGCAAGAGGTGTTGGCCAAGTACCCGGCAATCGTCGCCGGCATCCAGGGGCTGGAGCAGCAGGGCTTCCCGGTGCTGGTCAAGGACGCCTCCCTCGGCGGCGAATTCCCGGTGATGTGCGTGACCCTGATGAACCCGCGCACCGGTGGCGTGTTCGCCTCGTTCGGCGCCCACCCGAGCTTCGAGGTGGCGCTGGAGCGCAGCCTCACCGAACTGCTCCAGGGCCGCAGCTTCGAGGGCCTCAACGACCTGCCGCCGCCGACCTTCGAGAGCCAGGCGCTGACCGAGCCGAACAACTTCGTCGAGCACTTCATCGACTCCAGCGGCCTGGTGTCCTGGCGCTTCTTCAGCGCCAAGGCCGACTACCCGTTCGTCGAGTGGGACTTCTCGGGTAAAGGCGAAGACTCCAACGCCCAGGAGGCCGCGACCCTGTTCGGCATCCTCGAGGACATGGGCAAGGAAGTGTACATGGCGGTGTACGACGACCTCGGCGCCAACGCCTGCCGCATCCTGGTGCCGGGCTACTCGGAAATCTACCCGGTGGAAGACCTGATCTGGGACAACACCAACAAGGCGCTGCTGTTCCGTTCGGACATCCTCAACCTGCACAGCCTGAGCGAGATGCGCCTCAAGTCCCTGCTCAAGAGCCTGGAGCAGTACGACGGCGACGACTACACCGACATCAGCACCCTGATCGGCATCGAGTTCGACGACAACACCGTGTGGGGCCAGCTGACCATCCTGGAGCTGAAGCTGCTGATCTACCTCGCGCTGCACAAGTTCGAGCAGGCCAAGGAACTGGTGGAAGCCTTCCTGCAGTACAACGACAACAGCGTCGAGCGCGGGCTGTTCTACCAGGCGCTGAACGTGGTGCTGGAGGTACAGCTGGACGACGACCTGGACATGGCCGACTTTGAAGCCAACTTCCGCCGCATGTTCGGCAACGAGCGCATGGACGCGGCGCTGGGCTCGGTGGATGGCAACGTGCGCTTCCATGGGCTGACGCCCACCAGCATGAAGCTGGAGGGGCTCGACAAGCACCTGCGCCTGGTGGAGAGCTACAGGAAGCTGCATGCGGCGCGGGCCCGGGCGGCGGGGCTTTAA
- a CDS encoding HD-GYP domain-containing protein, whose amino-acid sequence MDVYVSHLAALKDHHQITATEDIRTAQGLKLLSRGARLDEATLARLALQKLHKPLDQSVGIGGELDGAQLATLIVELAAQHPDGAALLRQLPLPLAELCSSLDRQPLLCQRLTVMRAVFPARFRRTLFGALLALAIVRSGNLRGLSLPGLFVAALARSIGLLHLPEAFMAREAQHSAEAQRQFESHPVVSREMIRRSVDPVTAEAILNQHERLDGSGFPRGSRAGTPSSEAQLLGLADWIAWLCLERVEAGAGRIAHALQPLRLFRLFWSGAIFNAACEMILVIGGSCPPLVSENERPAWLAALLARHQQTGRQLTALLEELGAATDEGPSHGQHQRRCLLQMLSRINTSSGLLSPEYERWIDHVRAQQLSVAYAEMDEVYLQLCCLEPLLQRTRLLCGAPEGEEVAA is encoded by the coding sequence ATGGATGTCTACGTCAGTCATCTGGCCGCGCTGAAAGATCACCACCAAATAACCGCCACCGAGGACATTCGCACGGCCCAGGGGCTCAAGCTGCTGTCCCGGGGCGCCCGTCTGGACGAAGCGACGCTGGCCCGGCTGGCGCTGCAGAAGTTGCACAAGCCGTTGGACCAGAGTGTCGGTATCGGTGGCGAGTTGGACGGCGCCCAGCTGGCCACGCTGATCGTCGAACTGGCGGCGCAGCACCCGGACGGCGCCGCGCTGTTGCGTCAGCTGCCGTTGCCATTGGCCGAGCTGTGCTCCAGCCTGGATCGCCAGCCGCTGCTCTGCCAGCGCCTGACGGTCATGCGCGCGGTGTTTCCGGCGCGCTTTCGTCGCACCCTGTTCGGCGCCCTGTTGGCCCTGGCGATCGTCAGAAGCGGCAACTTGCGCGGGCTGTCCCTGCCGGGGCTGTTCGTGGCCGCCCTGGCGCGCAGCATCGGCTTGCTGCATCTGCCGGAGGCGTTCATGGCGCGGGAGGCGCAGCACAGCGCCGAAGCCCAGCGACAGTTCGAGTCGCACCCGGTGGTCAGCCGGGAAATGATTCGCCGCAGCGTCGACCCGGTCACCGCCGAGGCCATTCTCAATCAGCATGAGCGCCTTGACGGTAGCGGCTTTCCGCGCGGCAGCAGGGCGGGTACGCCGAGCTCCGAGGCGCAATTGCTGGGTCTCGCCGACTGGATCGCCTGGCTGTGCCTGGAGCGGGTCGAGGCCGGGGCTGGGCGGATCGCCCATGCCCTGCAGCCGTTGCGCCTGTTCCGGTTGTTCTGGAGCGGGGCGATCTTCAATGCCGCTTGCGAGATGATCCTGGTGATCGGCGGCAGCTGCCCGCCATTGGTCAGCGAAAACGAGCGTCCGGCCTGGCTGGCCGCGCTGCTGGCCCGACACCAACAGACGGGCCGCCAACTGACGGCGTTGCTCGAAGAGCTGGGCGCCGCGACCGACGAAGGCCCTTCCCATGGCCAGCACCAACGCCGCTGCCTGCTGCAGATGCTGAGCCGAATCAACACCAGCTCGGGCTTGCTGAGCCCCGAGTACGAACGCTGGATCGACCACGTGCGGGCCCAGCAATTGAGTGTTGCCTACGCGGAAATGGACGAGGTGTACCTGCAGCTCTGCTGCCTGGAGCCGCTGCTGCAGCGGACCCGCCTGCTCTGCGGCGCGCCGGAGGGCGAGGAAGTGGCGGCCTAA
- a CDS encoding REP-associated tyrosine transposase yields the protein MGRSRYVITDPAQPHFLTCTVVEWLPLFARPALVDILLACWRYQQANQGLRLYGYVVLENHLHYLAQAPDLARCVSSFKSYTARKMLDHLEQRGAESALQRLGFAKRAHKQDRQYQFWQEGSHAELVCSPEVMRQKLDYIHQNPVRRGYVDLPEHWRYSSARNYQGQPGLIEIDRWA from the coding sequence ATGGGCCGCAGTCGCTACGTCATCACCGATCCCGCTCAGCCGCACTTCCTCACCTGCACGGTGGTGGAGTGGTTGCCGCTGTTCGCCCGCCCTGCCCTGGTCGATATCCTGCTCGCCTGCTGGCGCTACCAGCAGGCCAACCAGGGCCTCAGGCTGTACGGCTACGTGGTGCTGGAAAACCACCTGCACTACCTGGCCCAGGCACCCGACCTGGCCCGGTGCGTCAGCAGCTTCAAGTCCTACACGGCCCGCAAGATGCTCGATCACCTGGAGCAGCGCGGTGCCGAGTCGGCCTTGCAGCGCCTGGGCTTTGCCAAGCGCGCGCACAAGCAGGATCGGCAATACCAGTTCTGGCAGGAAGGCAGCCACGCCGAGCTGGTCTGCAGCCCTGAAGTGATGCGGCAGAAGCTCGACTACATCCACCAGAACCCGGTAAGGCGTGGCTACGTGGACTTGCCCGAGCACTGGCGCTACTCCAGCGCGCGGAACTACCAGGGGCAGCCGGGGTTGATCGAGATTGATCGCTGGGCGTGA
- a CDS encoding universal stress protein: protein MRKVLVAYDGSDSSKRALQYVIDFARVHDATLDVHLINVQHEAVLYGEYVNDEMIANMRESLQAEANEALDWPAEQLKAAGIACEKHTALGNVAEQVNHAVKQLECDTVVMGTRGLGTFTGLLLGSVATRVIHEVQVPVLLVK, encoded by the coding sequence ATGCGCAAGGTACTGGTTGCATACGATGGTTCGGACAGTTCGAAACGTGCCCTGCAGTACGTGATCGACTTCGCGCGGGTTCACGACGCGACGCTGGATGTGCACCTGATCAATGTCCAGCATGAGGCGGTGCTGTACGGCGAATACGTCAACGACGAGATGATCGCCAACATGCGCGAATCGCTGCAGGCCGAGGCCAACGAGGCGCTCGACTGGCCGGCCGAGCAGCTCAAGGCCGCGGGCATCGCCTGCGAAAAGCATACGGCTCTGGGCAATGTGGCCGAGCAGGTCAACCATGCGGTCAAACAGCTGGAGTGCGACACCGTGGTGATGGGCACTCGCGGCCTGGGCACCTTCACCGGCCTGCTGCTGGGCTCGGTGGCCACCCGGGTGATCCATGAGGTGCAGGTGCCGGTGCTGCTGGTGAAATAG
- a CDS encoding STAS/SEC14 domain-containing protein produces MFQVTRNGENRLDVDIAGKFDSEEMLIALSQLIEHSEGIQHGRILYRIGEFEFPTLGAIAVELSRLPQLFRFIRQFDRIAVIADQQWLRKASEIEGALIPGLTIKAFDPTEKAEAEIWLQS; encoded by the coding sequence ATGTTCCAGGTAACGCGCAACGGCGAGAACCGCCTCGACGTGGACATTGCCGGCAAATTCGACAGCGAGGAAATGCTGATCGCCCTCAGTCAGCTGATTGAGCACTCCGAGGGGATCCAGCACGGCCGCATCCTCTACCGGATCGGCGAGTTCGAGTTTCCCACCCTGGGCGCCATCGCCGTCGAACTGTCGCGCCTTCCCCAGCTATTTCGCTTCATTCGCCAGTTCGACCGCATCGCGGTAATCGCCGATCAGCAATGGCTGAGAAAGGCCAGCGAGATCGAGGGCGCGCTGATCCCGGGGCTGACCATCAAGGCATTCGACCCCACCGAGAAGGCCGAAGCCGAAATCTGGTTGCAGAGCTAG
- a CDS encoding EamA family transporter — protein MSPKDLLLALVVIVVWGLNFVVIKVGLDDMPPMLLGALRFMLAAFPAILFVRRPQMPLRWLLAYGLTISLGQFAFLFSAMSVGMPAGLASVVLQSQAFFTLIFAVLFLGERVRASNVLGLLVAAGGLLLIALQNDFSMTLAGFVLTIGAASMWGLGNIITRKVGKVNLVGLVVWGSLVPPLPFLALSWLLEGPQVMEAAVRDISLNSILVLVYLAFGATILGYGLWSRLLSRYLASQVAPFSLLVPVVGLSSSALLLGERLGTQQMLGALLVMLGLLINVWGGWLYGRLRLA, from the coding sequence ATGTCTCCCAAGGATCTGTTGTTGGCGCTGGTCGTGATCGTCGTCTGGGGCCTGAACTTCGTGGTGATCAAGGTCGGCCTGGACGACATGCCGCCCATGCTGCTGGGAGCGCTGCGCTTCATGCTGGCGGCCTTCCCGGCGATCCTGTTCGTCAGGCGTCCGCAGATGCCGTTGCGCTGGCTGCTGGCCTACGGTCTGACGATCTCCCTCGGCCAGTTCGCCTTTCTGTTCTCGGCCATGTCGGTGGGCATGCCGGCCGGTCTGGCCTCGGTGGTGCTGCAGTCCCAGGCGTTCTTCACCCTGATCTTCGCCGTGTTGTTCCTCGGCGAGCGAGTGCGTGCGAGCAATGTACTGGGCTTGCTGGTGGCGGCCGGCGGCCTGCTGCTGATCGCCCTGCAAAACGATTTCAGCATGACCCTCGCCGGGTTCGTCCTGACCATCGGCGCCGCCTCGATGTGGGGGCTGGGCAATATCATCACGCGCAAGGTCGGCAAGGTGAATCTGGTCGGTCTGGTGGTCTGGGGCAGCCTGGTGCCGCCGCTGCCGTTCCTGGCCTTGTCCTGGCTGCTGGAAGGGCCCCAGGTGATGGAAGCGGCCGTGCGCGATATCAGCCTGAACTCGATCCTGGTGCTGGTCTACCTGGCCTTCGGCGCGACCATTCTCGGATACGGCTTGTGGAGCCGGCTGCTGTCGCGCTACCTGGCCAGCCAGGTGGCGCCGTTCTCGCTGCTGGTGCCGGTGGTCGGCTTGAGTTCATCGGCGCTGCTGCTGGGGGAGCGGCTCGGCACCCAGCAGATGCTCGGCGCGCTGCTGGTGATGCTCGGGTTGTTGATCAACGTCTGGGGCGGCTGGCTCTATGGCCGGTTGAGGTTGGCCTGA
- a CDS encoding helix-turn-helix domain-containing protein — MREMDIGQVARWSGLPASTLRYYEEKGLIRSIGRNGLRRVFGESVKERLSLIALGRAAGFALDDIAGMLQEDGHAAIDRAQLLARAEQLDRTIKRLGAIRDGLRHAAACPQENHLQCPNFQRLMNLAAKGRSRTCGNR; from the coding sequence ATGAGAGAGATGGATATCGGCCAGGTCGCGCGCTGGTCCGGCCTGCCGGCGTCGACGCTGCGCTATTACGAGGAGAAGGGCCTGATCCGCTCCATCGGTCGCAACGGGCTCAGGCGGGTGTTCGGCGAGTCGGTGAAGGAGCGCCTGTCATTGATCGCCCTGGGGCGCGCGGCGGGTTTCGCCCTGGACGACATCGCCGGCATGCTGCAGGAAGACGGGCACGCCGCCATCGACCGGGCGCAACTGCTGGCCAGGGCCGAGCAACTGGACCGCACCATCAAGCGACTCGGCGCGATCCGCGACGGCCTGCGCCACGCGGCCGCCTGCCCGCAAGAGAATCACCTGCAATGCCCGAACTTCCAGCGCTTGATGAACCTCGCCGCAAAGGGCCGGAGTCGCACCTGCGGCAATCGTTGA
- a CDS encoding CAP domain-containing protein yields the protein MRVRSSVARFAALSLGLLFAVAAQAAQETLLVESINAYRGQVQRCAGQASETLPPLATDPRLVLSASGGEDLQQALTRAAYPMVSAQAISLSGPRDAQAALQMLQESFCQVVLDPQFVDIGVSQAGRDWRIVLARPLLSAKLGDWQAEGQRLLEQLNAARARARQCGGQAFAAAPPLSWNAELGVAAEAHSRAMANANFFAHRGRDGSTPGDRAELAGYNGRQIGENLAAGLDASPRVVEGWLASPGHCATLMNPQFRDLGAAYAVDPKSDAGIYWTALFGTP from the coding sequence ATGCGAGTCAGGTCATCCGTTGCGCGTTTCGCCGCGTTGTCGCTAGGACTGCTGTTTGCCGTGGCCGCCCAGGCGGCGCAGGAGACGCTGCTGGTCGAGTCGATCAATGCCTATCGCGGCCAGGTTCAGCGTTGTGCGGGCCAGGCATCGGAGACCCTGCCGCCGCTGGCGACCGACCCGCGCCTGGTCCTGTCGGCCAGCGGTGGCGAGGACCTGCAGCAGGCCCTGACCCGCGCCGCCTATCCCATGGTCAGTGCGCAGGCGATCAGCCTGTCAGGGCCGCGCGATGCGCAGGCGGCCCTGCAGATGTTGCAGGAGAGCTTCTGCCAGGTGGTGCTCGACCCGCAGTTCGTCGATATCGGTGTGAGCCAGGCGGGGCGTGACTGGCGCATCGTGCTGGCGCGGCCGCTGTTGTCGGCCAAGCTGGGCGACTGGCAGGCGGAGGGACAGCGGCTGCTCGAGCAACTCAACGCCGCCCGGGCCCGGGCCCGCCAGTGCGGCGGCCAGGCGTTTGCCGCCGCGCCGCCGCTGAGCTGGAACGCCGAACTGGGCGTGGCAGCCGAGGCGCACAGCCGGGCCATGGCCAACGCCAACTTCTTTGCCCACCGCGGCCGCGACGGCAGCACCCCGGGAGACCGGGCGGAGCTGGCCGGCTACAACGGCCGGCAGATCGGCGAGAACCTCGCCGCCGGGCTGGATGCCTCGCCGAGGGTGGTCGAGGGCTGGCTGGCCAGCCCCGGTCACTGCGCCACCCTGATGAACCCACAGTTTCGCGATCTGGGCGCCGCCTACGCGGTCGATCCCAAGAGCGATGCGGGCATCTACTGGACCGCGCTGTTCGGCACGCCCTGA
- a CDS encoding PaaI family thioesterase — protein sequence MHDAPLQDLAAPEGVCFGCGSHNHHGLQIKSHWHEDGVHVVAEHLPDDKYSGWPGLVYGGLIAMLVDCHSNWTAMAYHYRAEQREAGSLPRIDCVTGNLGIKYIKPTPMGVALTLRARVDGEVGRKTRVICEVFAGDVLTAIGDSTFVRVDTAQLRAAAHGSEA from the coding sequence ATGCACGACGCCCCCCTGCAAGATCTGGCCGCACCGGAAGGTGTCTGTTTTGGCTGTGGCAGCCACAACCACCATGGCCTGCAGATCAAGAGTCACTGGCATGAGGACGGCGTGCATGTCGTGGCCGAGCACCTGCCCGACGACAAGTATTCTGGCTGGCCGGGCCTGGTCTACGGCGGGCTGATCGCCATGCTGGTGGACTGCCACTCCAACTGGACGGCCATGGCCTACCACTACCGCGCCGAACAGCGCGAAGCCGGCAGCCTGCCGCGTATCGACTGCGTCACCGGCAACCTCGGCATCAAATACATCAAGCCGACGCCGATGGGCGTAGCCCTGACCCTGCGCGCCCGGGTCGACGGCGAGGTCGGGCGCAAGACCCGGGTGATCTGCGAGGTCTTCGCCGGCGACGTGCTTACCGCCATCGGCGACTCCACCTTCGTGCGCGTCGACACCGCGCAACTGCGGGCCGCGGCCCATGGCAGCGAGGCCTGA
- a CDS encoding class I SAM-dependent DNA methyltransferase, giving the protein MSANALYTDLSGYYDLMCADIDYQAQSHCVQRLHQIFGGGGKTHLDLACGTGPHVRRFLDFGYRSGGLDINQPMLERAAARCPEAQFSLQDMCDFSVSEPLDLVTCFLYSIHYSAGIERLKACIGSVHRALKADGLFCFNGVDKNRIDSALFVSHTAVQDDSQFRFSSGWHYGGAGERQSLRLSIEKTTAGQTQRWHDEHPMVAVGFEELQAILRPYFEVHVFEHDYEKIIPWDQRSGNAIFACVKR; this is encoded by the coding sequence ATGTCCGCCAACGCCCTGTATACCGACCTTTCCGGTTATTACGACCTGATGTGCGCCGATATCGACTATCAAGCACAGAGCCACTGTGTTCAGAGGCTGCACCAGATATTCGGTGGCGGCGGCAAGACCCATCTCGACCTGGCGTGCGGGACCGGGCCGCACGTGCGCCGTTTCCTCGACTTCGGCTACCGGAGCGGCGGGCTCGACATCAATCAGCCGATGCTGGAACGCGCCGCCGCCCGTTGTCCGGAGGCGCAGTTTTCCTTGCAGGACATGTGCGACTTCAGCGTGAGCGAGCCGCTGGATCTGGTCACCTGTTTTCTCTACTCCATCCACTACAGCGCCGGAATCGAGAGGCTCAAAGCCTGCATCGGCAGCGTGCACCGTGCGCTCAAGGCCGATGGCCTGTTCTGCTTCAACGGGGTCGACAAGAACAGGATCGACAGCGCGCTGTTCGTCAGCCATACGGCCGTGCAGGACGACAGCCAGTTCCGCTTCAGCTCCGGCTGGCACTACGGCGGTGCGGGCGAGCGGCAGTCGCTCAGGCTCAGTATCGAGAAAACTACTGCCGGGCAAACCCAGCGCTGGCACGACGAACACCCCATGGTCGCGGTGGGGTTCGAGGAGCTGCAGGCCATCCTGCGGCCCTACTTCGAGGTCCATGTCTTCGAGCATGACTACGAGAAGATCATCCCCTGGGACCAGCGCTCCGGCAATGCCATCTTCGCTTGCGTGAAGCGCTAG
- a CDS encoding type VI secretion protein, which produces MNPRRRVFRSLSLLLASLALLTGCTVFVATVRLESLTLDVTPQANNGAPLAVDFVAVRDAALLQRLSQFSAKQWFAEREQYRRNAGQLLEVWSLELVPGQFMKLSDPPLAGSQAAELLVFASYDSPGAHRLRLAMHSRLWLRFESREMRLLDD; this is translated from the coding sequence ATGAACCCGCGGCGCCGAGTATTTCGTTCGCTTTCTCTCCTGCTTGCGAGCCTTGCCTTGCTCACCGGCTGCACGGTCTTCGTCGCCACGGTGAGGCTCGAGAGCCTCACGCTGGATGTCACGCCGCAGGCCAACAACGGCGCGCCATTGGCCGTCGACTTCGTTGCAGTGCGCGATGCCGCGCTTCTCCAGCGGCTTTCGCAGTTCAGTGCCAAGCAGTGGTTTGCCGAGCGCGAACAATATCGCCGCAATGCCGGCCAGTTGCTCGAGGTATGGAGTTTGGAGCTGGTACCCGGACAGTTCATGAAGTTGTCGGACCCTCCGCTGGCAGGCAGCCAGGCGGCGGAGCTTCTGGTCTTCGCCAGCTACGACAGTCCCGGTGCGCATCGCCTGCGGCTAGCGATGCACAGCCGCCTGTGGCTCAGGTTCGAGAGCCGGGAAATGCGCCTGCTCGACGACTAG